One Solanum lycopersicum chromosome 2, SLM_r2.1 genomic region harbors:
- the LOC101262771 gene encoding protein GID8 homolog isoform X1, producing the protein MSTKKILITRDDWEKRLNDVKIRKEDTDRLVMNFLVTEGYAKAAEKFKMESGTKPEIDLASIEDRMAVNKAVQSGNVEDAIEMVNDLNPEILKTNPQLFFHLQQQRLIELIRNEKFEEALEFAQEELAPRGEENESFLEDLEKTVALLAFEEVSECPVRELVDVSQRLKTASEVNAAILTSQSHEKDPKLSSLLKMLIWVQDQLDEKVYYPRITNLSTASLENPAV; encoded by the exons ATg TCCACGAAAAAGATATTAATTACGAGAGATGATTGGGAGAAGAGGCTCAATGATGTAAAGATTAGAAAAGAAGATACAGATAGATTGGTAATGAATTTTCTAGTTACAGAGGGTTATGCAAAAGCTGCAGAGAAGTTCAAAATGGAATCAGGAACGAAAC CTGAGATTGATCTCGCTAGCATCGAGGACCGGATGGCTGTAAATAAGGCTGTGCAGTCTGGTAATGTGGAGGATGCAATCGAGATGGTTAATGATTTGAATCCCGAG ATATTAAAAACGAATCCCCAACTCTTTTTCCATCTCCAACAGCAAAGGCTGATAGAATTGATAAGGAATGAAAAGTTTGAAGAAGCTTTGGAGTTTGCTCAAGAGGAACTGGCTCCAAGGGGAGAAGAAAAT GAAAGCTTCTTAGAAGATTTGGAGAAGACTGTTGCATTGCTAGCTTTCGAAGAAGTATCTGAATGCCCAGTTAGAGAGCTTGTAGATGTATCCCAACGCTTAAAGACCGCAAGTGAGGTAAATGCGGCAATTCTTACCAGCCAAAGTCATGAAAAAG ATCCGAAGCTTTCAAGCCTATTGAAGATGTTGATATGGGTACAGGACCAGCTTGATGAAAAAGTTTATTACCCTCGCATAACCAATCTGTCGACTGCATCACTTGAAAATCCTGCTGTCTAA
- the LOC101244157 gene encoding F-box/kelch-repeat protein At1g16250-like — protein sequence MGSLPFPSPSRASPRSPENSTSRYSIFASFCSTIVTNDATVTNWIACYDPSNNNWSYVTSIPDLPENHVLKDFAMVSVLNSLYIIGGRLCKKEKTQNAQYGIDEFFDRDIDVMSLVLRYDVDSNQWSKCAPLNVPRYNFAYVVEKNKIYVAGGQSMLGSARGTSSSEVYDTLIDDGQWILLTNMNRSRCKCVGVTWQGKIHVVGGFVQGGGFSQYVDRCSAELYDMSAGQWDLVAGMWQLDVPANQIVEVEGRLFSSGDCLNVWKGHIEVYDGKLNIWYMVEGSQKNIFPFEENGQLIHRLYLTMALIGTHLYFLAGYQTVDDPSKTISMIYSFDTSAKGGAWKSFEPIHQEGERELCSHCCVVQLY from the coding sequence ATGGGTTCTCTTCCCTTTCCATCCCCCTCTCGAGCATCGCCACGTTCACCGGAAAATTCCACTTCAAGGTACTCTATTTTTGCATCATTCTGTTCAACTATTGTGACAAATGATGCCACTGTTACAAATTGGATAGCATGTTATGATCCTTCTAACAATAATTGGAGTTATGTAACTTCCATCCCCGATTTACCCGAAAATCACGTACTCAAGGACTTCGCGATGGTCTCAGTCTTGAATTCACTTTATATTATTGGTGGTCGCCTCTGTAAAAAAGAGAAAACTCAAAATGCTCAATATGGAATCGACGAATTTTTCGATAGAGATATTGATGTAATGTCATTGGTGTTACGTTACGATGTTGATTCTAATCAATGGTCAAAATGTGCACCACTTAACGTACCACGTTACAATTTTGCCTATGttgttgagaaaaataaaatttatgtagcTGGAGGTCAATCAATGTTGGGTAGTGCTAGGGGTACTTCATCAAGTGAAGTTTATGATACTTTAATTGATGATGGTCAATGGATTTTATTGACAAATATGAATAGGTCAAGGTGCAAATGTGTTGGCGTGACGTGGCAAGGGAAAATCCATGTGGTTGGTGGATTTGTACAGGGTGGAGGGTTTTCGCAATATGTTGACCGTTGTTCAGCTGAGCTGTATGACATGTCAGCGGGACAATGGGACCTCGTGGCGGGGATGTGGCAGTTGGATGTGCCAGCTAATCAAATTGTTGAGGTGGAGGGTAGGTTATTTAGCTCTGGGGATTGTCTTAATGTATGGAAAGGTCATATTGAGGTCTATGATGGGAAACTTAATATATGGTACATGGTTGAAGGTTCACAAAAGAATATTTTCCCCTTTGAAGAAAATGGACAACTTATTCATCGACTATACTTAACAATGGCCCTAATTGGGACACATTTGTATTTCTTGGCAGGTTATCAGACAGTCGATGATCCATCAAAAACAATATCAATGATATATTCATTCGACACGTCAGCAAAGGGAGGTGCATGGAAGAGCTTTGAACCAATCCATCAGGAAGGAGAAAGAGAGCTATGTAGTCATTGTTGTGTTGTCCAACTCTATTAG
- the LOC101262771 gene encoding protein GID8 homolog isoform X2, giving the protein MQKLQRSSKWNQERNVSLAEIDLASIEDRMAVNKAVQSGNVEDAIEMVNDLNPEILKTNPQLFFHLQQQRLIELIRNEKFEEALEFAQEELAPRGEENESFLEDLEKTVALLAFEEVSECPVRELVDVSQRLKTASEVNAAILTSQSHEKDPKLSSLLKMLIWVQDQLDEKVYYPRITNLSTASLENPAV; this is encoded by the exons ATGCAAAAGCTGCAGAGAAGTTCAAAATGGAATCAGGAACGAAACGTATCCTTAG CTGAGATTGATCTCGCTAGCATCGAGGACCGGATGGCTGTAAATAAGGCTGTGCAGTCTGGTAATGTGGAGGATGCAATCGAGATGGTTAATGATTTGAATCCCGAG ATATTAAAAACGAATCCCCAACTCTTTTTCCATCTCCAACAGCAAAGGCTGATAGAATTGATAAGGAATGAAAAGTTTGAAGAAGCTTTGGAGTTTGCTCAAGAGGAACTGGCTCCAAGGGGAGAAGAAAAT GAAAGCTTCTTAGAAGATTTGGAGAAGACTGTTGCATTGCTAGCTTTCGAAGAAGTATCTGAATGCCCAGTTAGAGAGCTTGTAGATGTATCCCAACGCTTAAAGACCGCAAGTGAGGTAAATGCGGCAATTCTTACCAGCCAAAGTCATGAAAAAG ATCCGAAGCTTTCAAGCCTATTGAAGATGTTGATATGGGTACAGGACCAGCTTGATGAAAAAGTTTATTACCCTCGCATAACCAATCTGTCGACTGCATCACTTGAAAATCCTGCTGTCTAA